GACGCTCCAGCACCAACGCATGCCATATCCGATCACACCCAGTAGGTGGGTCTGATCCTCTCCGCATGTTGCAGGCGAAGTGCTTAAGAAGGCCGTTCACCAGGCCATGACCTCCACCCCGACTTCGGGGCACTATGTGATCGTAGGTGGGATAGTCAGGCCGATCCCTCGGTAGTCCACGCTTCAGCCCCATGGGTCGGCCGCATCCAGCGCAACGACCACCCTGCGCCCAATGCAAGATTTGACGCTGTCGTCGTCGGCGTTTGCTTTCGTTGTTCATGCCTGCGCCATCCAGAGGCCAACGAGTTGCCTCTCGAAGAACGCCGCGCTCGAGGTCCCTCCTGCACTGAGCTCAGGCATACCTGCATGGGCAGCATTCCGATCCATGGCCAATGGCGCCTCAAGCAACGAGGGTTGAAAGCGAGGAATGCGGTCGCATGGCGTCATGCCTGCGAGCTCTGGCTTCAAGCTCCACTATCGGCTCCAGCTCGTCCCGCTTGTGAAACCCGCGACCCAACGACCGCCGGATGCAGTACGGCTCCAGTTCTCGCCAAACATGTCGAGGAGACACGCCTAAGCGCGCCGCCACTTCCCTGGTGTTCATCCACGCGCGAGCGAATTCTTCGACTTCGCTGCGCCCGAAACGGGTCCGGCCTTGGCCGGCGAGAGGGCTCAGATGACCTCTTTCGACCAGATAGCTGATCTCAACGGCAGAGCAGTTCAAATACGCAACCGTCTCGCCGGGCGAGAACCAGTCCCGCCGCAGATCGCCGTAATGCTCCAGCTCGAAGCTGAACCACGGAGTGGTCGAAGGACCGCCCATGACAAGGCTGCGCGCCACAGCGGCTGATATCGAGAGCACGGGAGGTGCGAATGCGTATTTATTGGCAAGGCCTCCAGGAAGGTCTCCCATGAGCCAAGCCGCCAGAACCGGTCCCCAAGGCTTCTCTCGCCCCCCGACGCCCATGAAGGCATCGGTCAAGGAGATCCAGCCGTCGCTGTTCCGGGGGCGGCCGACGGCCATGATCCGTTCCAATACCGGTTCAGCCGTGTCGGCCCTCAGCCGGCTTTCTCCATAAAGGAGCGACGCGACTGGGTTCCGACAGAAGTCGAGATGGCTAAGTGCGACAAGCTGCTCGATCGCGACCTCAGGCAGCGCGCAGACTGCCCTGAACCAGTTGCATGATATCCCCTCGTTGCGGGCAGCCTTCAACGCATCGATATCGGCCTCTGCATAGAGATTGATCCTGTCTTTGACGCCTCGGGTTCGCAGCGGCGTCAGCATTTTCGCTTCGACCAACTGCTTCAGGGCGCCCGGCGTCACGCCCAGCTTCTTTGCAGCCGCGTTCGAGCTAATCTCGGGAGCCGGTCGCCATCCGCAGGACGAGGAGCGCGTGGGAAGATGGCCTGCCTCCAGGTTGATGCGAAGCAGTTCCGAACGCACGATCGGCACATTGGAGTTGTGAGCGATGCGTTTAAACGCCACGTGGAACGCGTCGCGCTCTCGCGAGGCCCGCTTTTGCAGAATATCCCAATGGGAACGCGGGTACTCCAGCATGAAACGGACGGCTGCAACCCAGTGGCGCCAATCCCCCTGTTCGCCATCGTCGTCCGGGTCATCAGCGAGCTCCTCTGCTGGCTCGGCGCCTGAGACCCTGAACGCGTGTCGAAACGCCAGAAGGAGTTCGAATATCTCTGTGGCGGTCTCGACCCTGAAGGATGGGGGAACGCGGCGCACGGTGGCCTGGCGTGCCGCCTCGTCGTCACTGAACAGAGCCATCATCCACTGCAGCCAAGGGCGATCTTGGCGAGGCAGGGTGCGCCGAGGAGCGGCGGCGATTGGCGTACCGCAGTGCCGACAGACGTGCAGGCTTTCCGCCCTGGGCCAGGTCAGGACCTTGCCGCACCACCTGTTGGGACAGCGGTCGATCAGGACTTCCCAGCGCGTGGAGCAAAATTCGATAGGCCTGATCATCCATTTCGCGTCATCGGCGGCGCCCGCCTCAAGGCCAGGCGGCACCCGTCGCACGGCCTGTTCTATGAGCGACGGGCGCAGCCAGACGCCGCCTAGGCGGCGCTTTCGGTCCTCGGTGGGGGGCGTGGCGCCCCAGAGGCTTTCAAGCGCGTCGAGCGAGGTACTGAAAGCCTCCGCCAGCCTAGGCAGCTCGGGCTGGAGGCGAGCTAGAAAGTCCCCCTTCGCCTTCAGCTCGAGACCGACGGCCCGCATAAAGCTGATGGGCGTTCCCAAACGATTCCGTTCGACGCAACGGACAACAAATCCCAGCAAGGTTTCGTGCCGCTGTGGCTCAACCGGGAACAGCAACTTTGGAATCGGCGCCTCTGGAGCCCTATTCGTCGAATAGGCCCCGTCAGCCATAAGCTTTCCCCGCGAATGGATTGCGGTCGATGAACGCCTGCTCCATCCCCCAGCGCTCGGTGGCCCAGGAGATATCGACGCGTTCCAGCTTGTGTGCTCCTCGCCTGAGAGCGTGGACCAGAGCGGCTTCAAAAAGGCGGCAGACGCGGCCGATGACACCGTCCGAAACTTCGAACAGACCAGGAAGTATATTGTCTGCAGCCAAGGTCGACAGCTGCGGGAGAATGCCCCTCTCAACAATGGCCTTTTCCAGCTTGACGACGAAAGTCGCGAATAGCTGCCGATCTTCTGGTCTGCGCACGCTCAACGGATGAAGGTCGCATGGCGGCAGCAGGCGTCCGTTCAGCTGTAGGTTCCTGACGAACATCGGCATGGCTTCGTCAGTCCCGAGGAAGGCCATCGGCAGAAGGCCCGCGTCCAGCAATCCCTTGAGTGTGTCGGTCACATCATTCTTCAAGCCGTTGCGATAGTTCAGGTGCTGACACTCATCGACGATGAGCATCTCGGTCTGGAACCTCTCGACGCAGGCGAAGACGCGGCGCTTCAAGGTGAGTTCATTCCCGTGGCCCGCATGCAGATCACCGTAAGCGATGAGGACGGACATCATGAATTTTTTAGGTGTGGAACCTCGCTCCAAATCAATTTTCACGATGGGAATAAAAGTATCAGTTCTGGGGCGGGCGCGTTCGACGGCCGCAATGTAAGCCAGCGCGGCGGTACTCTTGCCCGATCCTGAGGGCGCCAGCACACGTAGTCCCATCTGAGGCTGCCCGGTTGTTTGGCGACCAAGCTTCCGAAGAAAGTCAAGCTCAACATGGAGCTCCATCTGCTTCGGATACGGGATGAATATCTCCTTGAAGGCAGAAATTTTCCTAGCAACTTCAGCATTCATTTCGATTGTGATGGGATAGCTGGTCACAGGACGTCCTTCCATTCAGACTGGTCGGCCAGATCGGCGACGTTCCATTCGGGTTGCTCGTTAGGCGTTGGAATCGTTGGCGGACGGGGGATCTTTCGTCTCCCGCCGCGCTGAGGGCGGACAGGCTTCGCGCTGTCGTCCGTCCGCTCAGCCGCTAGCGCGACCGTCGGGATGACTGGAGCCATGCCGTCAGGCCGCGGCTCCGCATGAGCGATGCGAAGCCCACCGCCGCCCAGGGCCTCAATCTTGGGAGAAGCCAGCAATCGGGCCTGCGCTCGCTTCTGGCGTCGAAGGATCTTCGGGTCCTCCAGCGCACCGATCGCAGATCGCAGCCTTAGCCTTAAGGCGCGGCGGTCATCTTCAGTCCGGGCATTGCTTTCGCGTTGCCATTCCTGGAGCCGATCGTGCTGCCACTTGGATAGACCTTCCGCGTACTCCCGATCAGTGCAGGGCAGCGTGACGTAAACGCCGCGCGGACCGTTCCAGACGTGGATCTTGCCGAGGTTCGCGGGATTGTATTTCACCGCCACCTTGGCAGAGGCGGAACCCTCCCGGCGGCCACGTACGGCCTCTCGACGCGCGAGATCCTCCAGGAGGGGGCCTGTGATGGCCGGGTCGTGATAGCGCAGATTGAAAAGCTCTACGCCGCTTCGGGTGACCAGCCGTTCTTCTCGGGCGCCGAGAAGCTTGTCGAGTTGGCTGTCGTCCCCGAGGATATTTATCCCGGTGTCGGCGTTCACGCCCCGCAGCCAGGTGCGGACCGGCGTATCCTTCAGGGATCGATGCAGAGACTGATGGTAAGTCCCTATCGCGAGGTCCAGGAGCCCCTCAGCCTGCTCAAGTGTCAGCACCGCAAATTTCTGAGGGTCTAGATCCCATTCCCTGAGCTTCTGCAGGGGGAAGGTGCCCCCTGGCAGCTTATTGTGAAGCATAAGGTTCAAGGTGAGGAAGAAGCGCTCCACGAGCGCTTTGTAGGTCGGGCTTTTGATCGGCGCCCAACGGATGCTGACGCCGAGATCCGTCATCCCGCTTTCGAAAGACGGGCCGATGAACTCCAGGCCGTTGTCGACGACAACTTCGTCGCACTTGCCGTAGATGTCAGCGAGCTCTGGGCAGTCTGGGAACAGATCGCGCATCCGGGGTTTCGGCCGATTAGCCCGCCTGA
The genomic region above belongs to Brevundimonas sp. PAMC22021 and contains:
- a CDS encoding HNH endonuclease translates to MNNESKRRRRQRQILHWAQGGRCAGCGRPMGLKRGLPRDRPDYPTYDHIVPRSRGGGHGLVNGLLKHFACNMRRGSDPPTGCDRIWHALVLERLYSPAATERWRLEMDRPQTFVIGRREED
- a CDS encoding ATP-binding protein, yielding MTSYPITIEMNAEVARKISAFKEIFIPYPKQMELHVELDFLRKLGRQTTGQPQMGLRVLAPSGSGKSTAALAYIAAVERARPRTDTFIPIVKIDLERGSTPKKFMMSVLIAYGDLHAGHGNELTLKRRVFACVERFQTEMLIVDECQHLNYRNGLKNDVTDTLKGLLDAGLLPMAFLGTDEAMPMFVRNLQLNGRLLPPCDLHPLSVRRPEDRQLFATFVVKLEKAIVERGILPQLSTLAADNILPGLFEVSDGVIGRVCRLFEAALVHALRRGAHKLERVDISWATERWGMEQAFIDRNPFAGKAYG
- a CDS encoding Mu transposase C-terminal domain-containing protein; translated protein: MSLMRLGIGDVWEIDGERHYLDRILEGGFLVLRAFETGQPYQRLLDTGEVTSPTRQWLEDEFAAGTAKKIDVVPASKAQFAREADVELIIETDPRAIVRQIVLKSLDRMGDFSRSDDSLLRALAIIWESKPRQLLHHRPPSPSTVRRWLRQRGAANNRPLRAMVSASGRVSRRNRLPASVRRRMHEAAAAYWSNLRLSVGDAYDDLVDRLRRINGEIENRAGVSVPVPSRETFRKHLRSLECFETVAARYGVKEANKRFKATGKGLTAHRPLLLATIDHTPADVHIVMEADEWRYVGRPFLTLIVDVHSRCILGWVLSFEPPSLYSVIECIRRANRPKPRMRDLFPDCPELADIYGKCDEVVVDNGLEFIGPSFESGMTDLGVSIRWAPIKSPTYKALVERFFLTLNLMLHNKLPGGTFPLQKLREWDLDPQKFAVLTLEQAEGLLDLAIGTYHQSLHRSLKDTPVRTWLRGVNADTGINILGDDSQLDKLLGAREERLVTRSGVELFNLRYHDPAITGPLLEDLARREAVRGRREGSASAKVAVKYNPANLGKIHVWNGPRGVYVTLPCTDREYAEGLSKWQHDRLQEWQRESNARTEDDRRALRLRLRSAIGALEDPKILRRQKRAQARLLASPKIEALGGGGLRIAHAEPRPDGMAPVIPTVALAAERTDDSAKPVRPQRGGRRKIPRPPTIPTPNEQPEWNVADLADQSEWKDVL